The segment CTCCCGAATCAACTCGCGTGCTCAGCCAAGCTGAAGCCGATCGCTTAGTTCAACAAGCCCAAGCTTATCCGCATCACATTTTGTCGATCGAGGGCAAAATCGTAAACCGTACCCCGCCACCGCCCTTTGTGACTTCTAGCTTGCAGCAAGCGGCTGGCTCGCGCCTTAAGTTTAGTCCTGAAAAAACGATGCAGGTCGCGCAGTCGCTCTATGAAGCGGGACATATCACCTACATGCGAACGGATAGCATCGAACTCAGCCCAGAGTATTGCAATGCAGCCCGACAATGGCTCACAGACCATGATCCAGACAATGTTCCGAAGAAAGTGACGAACCATCGGAAAGTAAAAGGCTCACAAGAAGCCCACGAAGCAATCCGCCCAACTGATATCAATCGAGCGTCGGCTCAACTGAAACTCGAACTTTCAAGTGATGAATTTGCCCTGTATGTGTTGATTTGGAAACGTGCGATCGCATCTCAATGTCAGCCTGCTCAGGTGCGCCAGACTCGAATTTTGACGCGATCGGGCAACATTTCTTGGCAAGCCAAAGGACAAGTGATTGAATTTGCAGGCTACAGCAAGTACTGGAATAACTTAAGTGCTGATGTTGAATTGCCCTTGTTGCAAGCTAATCAGCCTTTAACCTTAACGCAAGCAGCACACGAACAAAAGCAAACCCAACCTCCGCCTCGTTACAGCGAACCCAAATTAGTTCAAGTCATGGAACGGCAAGGAATTGGACGACCGAGCACCTATGCTCCGACAATTCTTACTTTGAAAGAACGAGCTTACGTAGATGTGGTGAAAGGAGTGTTGCAACCTACTGCTCTAGGTTTAGATGTCGATCGCTTTTTAGCTGATGCTTTGCCGGATTTACTTCAATCTGCATTCACCGCTGAGATGGAGCGATCGCTCGATCACATTGCAGCAGGTCAGCAAAATTGGCAAAAGTATCTCACAGCTTGGAATGAGACGTACTTTGAACCCGCGTTATTAAAAGCAGAGCGAATTCTTCCGCAACATTTAACGAATTCGCCCATTCCACGATCGACAAAGCAACTTCAACTCTCTAGAACTCGCTGCCCAAGCTGTGAAAAGCCGCTTGCTAAAGTTCCAAGTAGCAAAGTCAAAAAGAAATACTTTCTCAAATGTGTGGAAGGTTGTGAGAATGTTGTTTTGTTTTGGTCTGAGCGATCGAAACGTTGGGAAGCTCCACAAGCCAAAAGCGATCGATCTGAGTTAGCAAAACCACAACTCACCGATTTTTCCTGTCCAGTTTGCCGAAAAGCGTTAGAACGCTATGACTATCAAAAAGAAGGACAGACGAAAGCGTTACTCCGTTGTTCAAATCCCAAAGCCAGAACAGATCCTAAGCACAAAGATGTGGTTTACTTCCAAACAGAAAAAGGTTGGTGGAGTCCAAAATTTGGAGAACTAAAACCAACCTAATTGTTCGATCGTGTTGTTATGCAGACCAATCTATCGGTTGGGGTAATAGTTGAAAGGTTATCGGTTAGCCACAAATGCCTCAGAAATTTATTATGAAGGCGATGGGAAATCTTAACGTTAGTGCTTGAAGCATGGAGTAAAATGTACAAGCCTTAACTAAAAATTTCTATGATTCGATTGACCATACCCCATGACACAAGTGCATTACTTGCTTTGGCAGAGGCAACAGGGCTTTTCGAGTCAAATCAAATTGAAGAACTCGCTCAAATGCTAAATCAGCATTTCAGTAACGAAACAGATAGCCAAGGTGTATGGCTAACCGACTACGATAATGAGCCAGTGGGGGTTGCCTACGTTGCGCCAGAACGTATGACAGACGGGACATGGAATCTCTATCTGATTGCTATTCATCCCAACCACCAAAAACAGGGACGCGGAGCCGTGTTGTTGCGATATGTCGAGCAAATGCTCGCTGAGCGCGGCGAGCGTGTGCTACTAGTGGAAACATCTGGAACGGACGACTTTGAATACGTCCGCGCATTTTACCGCAACAATGATTACGTGGAGGAAGCGAGAATTCGCGATTTCTACACAGACGGTGTCGATAAAATTGTCTTTCGCAAGTCACTGAGAAGTGTTGCTGCATAACATAATCCCGTTGCACACCGACCGTATCGAGTTGGTTGGTTGGGAACGAAAATTTACTAGCGGCGGGTGAGCGGGATCGTTAGTTCGCGTTATTTAGATTGTTTACTATACTGTCCGTAATACGTTCCGTTCTCGACAAGAATGAGTAACAGACCCTTCAAGGTACTTTTCTCGAACTCAATGGTGGTTAGCAGGCACAAAAAACAGTAAAACAGTTTGTCGCGTTGATAGAGCGAGTTGAACGGCTAGAGTGAGCCTGCTGAGGCTTGAAATTTACCGAGCAATAGTAACATAAACTGTAGGGATAGCTTGGAAAATAGCTGACTAGAATGCTTATTGTCAAACCGCACTTTAATCTGGAACCTCAATGATGATAATTGCTGAACAGATTTATGCACTCGTGAAATCTCTTCCTCAAGATCAAGCAAACGAAGTCCTGACTTTTGCTGAATTTATTCATGCTAAACATCTCAAGGATAATCAATCATTGAGTACAGTAAGCTCAACGGACTGGTCAGAGTTCGTTTATTCTCTGGATGGAGCATGGGTAGAAGACTTTCCTACCCTAGAAGCAATTCGTGCTGAATCAGGACAGGACACCCTGCGGGAGAGCCTTTAGATGTATGTTTTGGATACCAATACCCTGATCTACTACTTCAAAGCACAAGGGCTGCCCATTGGTTCACTAGATATTTTAATTGCAGGAACAACCCTGACACTTCAGGCAACTCTTGTCACCCATAATGTCAACGAGTTTTCCCGAGTTTCGGGACTGGCGATCGCAGATTGGTATTGACGGTTCATCAGTAAGCTTCAAACTGCTCCCACAGCCTGTAGATAGAGCAGAAATAACGAATTGACTGGATCGCAGTCGATTTACTCTAAACCTAACTCGCGCTTCAGCAAACTAATCGACTTACTGACAATAAAATTCTCGCAACAAATCACTTGCGGCGGACGAATAATATCATCCCGCGAAGCCGAAATCGTCGCCTTCACCGTCGCACAACTCACGTGATCAAAACTAAAAATCGTCTGTGCAGTTCTCACCATCGCATTGAGTTTGTAGCGATCGTTCACCTGCGCCGTCATGACCAACAAATCATCTCCGCGTAAACTGTGAATAATCACCTCAGCCACGCCAACCGTTCCCGCACTCAAACTGACAATCCCGAGGCAAGTTCCCTTCGGCATCGTCTTCACCATCTTCAATTCCTGCTCAAAGTCATAAATATCAACCGGAATCACCCGCGCCGCTTTTGGCATCGCGATCGCTTCCGCTTGAGCAATGAAATATCGACTCGTGACCACCGTACTCGATCTCGTCTGATCTAACACTTGCGCCAGTTCTTCCATTGGAACAAGCTGCATCGGAATTGCCAGAGCGCGTTCTAACTCCCGCATCAACACTTCCCCATTGGCAATGTCATGCAGCGGAGCCGTGACCAGAACCGAAGCACTACACCGCAATCTCCAATCGATTTCTGCTAGAAATAATTCTCGTGCTTGTCCGAGCGAACATCCTTGTTTCACAAGCTCATCTAAGCTGGTTTGGATAATTTTATGCGCTTGGGGATATTGCTCAAGCAGAGGCGATTTAATATGCGCTGCGGTGTCATCATGCCCCTGGTCGCGTACATAAATTCCTGAACCCGCTTGGGCATCTACGACCCCTGCATCTTCAAGCTGGCGATAGACCTTACTAATCGTATTGCGGTGCAGCCCGGTTTGCATTGCCAACTGACGCGTACTCGGCAAGCGATGTCCCGGTGGAAATTGCCGCGATGCGATCGCGAATAAAATCTGGTTATAGAGTTGAGTTGATGCCGGGATATCACTATCTGGCTGAATATGAAACTGCACCATGCCCGTGCCTCAAGCTACGTTCTCTAAATAATTTTTACCGTGCAAATCCTTACATTATTCGTTAATCAGAATCTGCTTTTATCGTCCACTAGTTTAAGTGCCACACTGGATAAAGAAGTTGGGTATTTTTTCGGTTTGTCATTTGATTTACTTTGGCGCATCAGTATTATTTCTGACTTGCTTAAACCTTGAATCTAACTCGCTTTCAACCCCTTCACTCACCTCAATGGCAACAGTATAACTCGTAGAATTTCGATTGCCTTTTTTGAAAAAATCCGTGATGTAGGTTATCTAGGTTTCTCTTTTTTTGAACTGTAAAGATAAATAAAGCTTCTGCTGATTTTTTTGGCAAGTTTTGGTTAAAAATACTGAGAGTTGCAGTGTGAACGATCGTGAATTCCTCTTGGATCAAAATTTCTAACCCATCTCTCGACATTGATGCTTATCTGGCTGAACCCAATTCGCCAACTTCAGCGGCGATCATTGTCATTCAAGAAATCTTTGGCGTAAATCCCCACATTCGAGATGTGACAGAACGATTCGCGCAAGCCGGATATGTCGCGATCGCGCCCGCGATTTTTCAGCGAACGGCTCCTGGATTTGAAGTCGGATATAGCCAAGAAGAGACAAAACTTGGGCGATCACATAAAGATCAAACTCAAGCGGACGAATTGTTAAGCGATTTGCAAGCGACGATCGATTATCTAAAAGCGAAAGGCATTCAGAAAATTGGGGTGATCGGCTTCTGCTTTGGTGGACACGTTGCCTATTTAGCGGCAACCCTGCCAGACATTCAATCCACCGCTTCATTTTATGGTGCAGGCATTGTCACGATGACTCCAGGTGGAGGGGAGCCGACCGTTTCTCGAACTCCAGACATTCAAGGAACGCTCTACGCCTTTTTTGGAACCCAAGATCCGTTAATTCCGGTTGAACACATTGATCAAATTGAAGCGGCGCTCAAAGCGCACCATATTGATCACCAAGTGTTTCGGTATCCAGTAGGGCATGGTTTTTTCTGCGATCGACGGGCTGATTATGATCCGACTGCCGCCGCTGATGCTTGGGAGAAAGTTAACGCGTTGTTTTCGAGATTGAAGGACTAAAATGGAAAGCTGATACTTTGTTTCTTAGGACCTATCTCCAATGCCATCTCGATCGACAGATGCTTCCTTTTCGATGGAAGATTTCGCAAAAGCCTTAGAGCAACACGATTATGAGTTTCAGAAAGGAAAACTCGTGACGGGTAAAGCCTTTAGCTACGAAAGCGATGGGGCATTAGTTGATATTGGAGGCAAGTCTCCTGCGTTTCTGCCGATCGAAGAAGCGAGTGTGCGGCGCGTGAATGATGTTTCGGCTGTGCTGCCTTTGGATGAAGAACGCGAATTCATTATTGTTCGCGAACAAGATGCGGATGGACGAGTAACCATTTCGCTGCGTCAGCTTGAGGTGCGGAAAGTTTGGGAACGCTTAGCCGATTTGCAGGCGAACAATCAGAGTGTCCAAGTCCGGGTCACGGGAATGAATAAAGGCGGCGTGACTGTAGATGTTCAAGGACTGCGGGGCTTTATTCCGCGATCGCATCTGGTTGAGCGTGAAAATTTAGAAGCGCTGAAAGGACAAACGCTATCCGCAACGTTCTTAGAATTGGATCGCGATCGCAACAAAATTGTTTTATCGAACCGTCTAGCGGCTCGGACTGTGAATTTCAGTCAGCTCGAAGTTGGGCAAGTCGTGACTGCAACGATTACCAGTTTGAAGCCGTTTGGTGCGTTTGCCGAGTTTGATAGCACAACAGGGTTATTGCACATTAATCAGATCAGCAAGAACTATGTTGAATCGCTATCTTCACTGCTGAAAGTTGGGCAAGAAATTAAGGCGATGATTGTGGATCTCGATGAAGGTCGCGGTCGGATTTCGCTTTCGACACGGGTGTTTGAGAACTATCCGGGAGAAGCGATCGAAGATTTTGCGAAACTGATGGACGAAGCAGAATCGCGGCAAGAACGAGCCAAGAAAAACTTACTGGGATAGGTTCCTGATAAATCTTGTTGCAGCAGCGACTCTGGAGAAATCTAGGGTCGCTACAATTTTTCTGAACGCGATCGCAACACTTTTCTTATGGCAAAGAAGCAGAAACCTCAATCCTCAAAATCATCCAAAGGATTTGGGACAAAAAATTTAGCCCCTGAATTACAAAAAGCGATCGGGCTAGCTGCGCGGGAAAAATGGGCTGAAGCGCGCGATATTTTAGAACGCTTAAGTGAGGATTATCCGAACAACACAGAAATCCTGCTGATGTTGAGCAATTGCTGCTATGAGATGCAGGATATGTTGGCATTTCAGCGCGTCAGTGAACGGTTGGTTGAGCTTGAACCGAATAATGCAGATGCAGCGTTTGCTTTAGGGCAAACCTATCTCACTAATTCTCATTTTTTACTGGCGCTACAAACGCTACAGTCTGCGATCGCACGTTGGTCAGATTATCCCAATGCTGAAGAGATCAACGAGATCATCAGCAAAATTGAATCGCAAGTGGATGAATTACTTGGAGAAGCTGGCTTAGTTGGTGAAGCAGGGTTTGAAATTGCGATCTTGCATGAACGCGGACAGGCTGCGCTAGAAGTAGGCGATTATGCAAGAGCTAGACAACTCGAAGAGCAAGTTTTAGAGCGCAAACCAGATTTTGTCGCTGCGAGTAATAATTTGAGTCTGATCGAATTCTTGCAAGACAACCTTGAAGGCGCGATCGCAGTTTGCACTCAAGTTCTGGAAACTCAACCGAATAACATTCACGCGCTGTCGAATTTAGTGCGTTATTACTGTTTAATCGGCAAATTAGACGAGGCTCAGCAAATCGGCGATCGCTTGAAAGCAAGTCAAGCTTCTGCCTGGGATGCTTGGACGAAAAAAATGGAAGGATTGAGCTTCTTGGGAGACGATCAAAGTGTCGTTGAGGTGTTTCAACAAGCCGAAAAAGAAGGCGACCCCGAAATTGCTTCTGCAATGTTCTTCCATTTGGCTGGGGTGGCATTTGCAAGATTAGGACAATCCTCAGAAGCTCGAAAGCATTGGAAGAAGGCGTTAGAAGTCTCTCCCGGATTTGAGCTAGCACGATCGAATCTCGATAATCTGAATCGTATGACAGGTGAACCCGCTTGGGCTTTTCCGTTCAGTCATTGGTTCACACCTATCGCTTTAAAAGCGGTGGAAAAAGCAATGCGATCGGGACAATCTTCTGAGAAAGCCTTTCAGAAATCGATGCAAATTTGCCTGCAAGACCACCCGGAAATCAAAGCGGTTATCCCAATTTTGTTCGATCGTGGAGATCCAGCCGGACGACATCTGGCTTTTGTGATCGCTTCAAATCTAGCAACGCCTGAGTTTCTAGAGATGTTAAAGGATTTTGCATTGAGTCAGCAGGGATCAGATTCGATGCGCCATGAGGCAGCCATTCAAGTGGCTGAAGCTGGATTGTTGCCGACGGAAAATGTTCGGATGTGGTTGCAAGGAGAATGGCGAGAGATTTCGTTGATTTCCTATGAGTTCTATGATGAGTCGCCTTATAAGCGATCGAAAAAAGCAAATGACCTGATGCGATCAGCTTTGAACAAGTTGCGATTCGAAGACAAAGCAGAAGCAGAAGAGGCAGAGCAGTTATTGAGACAGGTTCTAGAACTGTATCCTGATTCACCGGATGTTTTGAATAATATTGCTGCATCCTATGACATCCAAGAGCGAACTGAAGACATGCTTGCACTGATCCAGGAGATCATCGATCGATTTCCAAATTATGTCCCTGCGCGTGCTTCGATGGCTCAATATCATTTACACAATAAAAACATTGAAGCGGCTGACACACTGCTGAAGCCAATGATTTCTAGAAAACGTTGGCATATCGATGATTTTGCAACGTTCTCTAATTCGTATTTGCAGTTACTACTGGCGCAGAAAGAGACAAAAGCCGCCCAACTTTGGCTGAATCTGTGGGCTGGAGTTGAGCCAGATCGAATTGATGTGCAGCAATGGCAAAGACGATTAGCACCCTCATCTTTCCTCGATGATCTTGACCCAGTAACGCGTCTTAAACGGTGAAGCACTCTCTTAGAAGTTGAAAACTAGGATGGTCAGCAACATATTGGAATTGAGTCTCACGATCGAGAACTGTGTGAATTGGAATCACTTCCATCACACAGTTCGTATAAGCGATCGCTTCAAATTCCCACACTAAATCCGGTGTCCAAGTCTTCTCAATCACATTGCTCAACGAACTGAGAAGATGCGATCGCAATAATCCTGGCAAAATTCCATCGACTAAAGGTGGAGTCCACCAACCATTGTCTTTCCAACCCCAAAGCGTACCTGTACTCGATTCGAGCCAGTTGCCATTTAAATCCGTCAGAATTGCTTCTTGAGCATTTAACCGCTGAGCAGTTTGGAGAGCGAGCCAAGGGGCAAGGTAGTTTCCTGTCTTATGTTGAGGAAGCGATCGCGAAAGTTCAGATCCTGCGACCCAAGCTGTAATGCCTTTTTGCTGACGCTCTGCTAAATCAACTGGCAGAGATCGACCTGCAACCCATTCTCGTCCATCTGGAAAAACGACAATTCTTAGAACTGGATAGTCATTTGAGAGCCATTCCGCGCCAGATCGAATGTTGTCCCAATTAGGAGATTGCCAGTGGAAATCCGCGATCGTCGTTTCTAAGCGATCGCAATGCCCCTTCCAATTTGTCAATTCATGATCTAAGGATTGGTAAACTCGCAGGGTCGTAAAAGTTGTAGCACCATAGATTAAACCTGGATCAGTGATGGAGAGTTGAATTTGATCCCCTGCAATGGCGCTTCCGTTGTACCAATATTTCACAGTAACCCCATT is part of the Leptolyngbya boryana PCC 6306 genome and harbors:
- the topA gene encoding type I DNA topoisomerase, whose amino-acid sequence is MPTKLLIVESPGKVKKLSQILGSDWLVKASMGHVRELANDGIDSLGFELEPGKVKCRFVPRGTRGKETIAQLKSAVQKVNTVYLATDDDREGETIAWHLQQALHLKQPQRVVYSEITAPAVKRAIAHPRPLNQNLVDAGLCRTVLDKLVGYKGSPLLWKLQNGAKSMGRVQSATLHILCDRERQIEAFVPQDYWNVFVEYAEGFRAFYHGSDTPEAEATPDDATPANERSTPESTRVLSQAEADRLVQQAQAYPHHILSIEGKIVNRTPPPPFVTSSLQQAAGSRLKFSPEKTMQVAQSLYEAGHITYMRTDSIELSPEYCNAARQWLTDHDPDNVPKKVTNHRKVKGSQEAHEAIRPTDINRASAQLKLELSSDEFALYVLIWKRAIASQCQPAQVRQTRILTRSGNISWQAKGQVIEFAGYSKYWNNLSADVELPLLQANQPLTLTQAAHEQKQTQPPPRYSEPKLVQVMERQGIGRPSTYAPTILTLKERAYVDVVKGVLQPTALGLDVDRFLADALPDLLQSAFTAEMERSLDHIAAGQQNWQKYLTAWNETYFEPALLKAERILPQHLTNSPIPRSTKQLQLSRTRCPSCEKPLAKVPSSKVKKKYFLKCVEGCENVVLFWSERSKRWEAPQAKSDRSELAKPQLTDFSCPVCRKALERYDYQKEGQTKALLRCSNPKARTDPKHKDVVYFQTEKGWWSPKFGELKPT
- a CDS encoding GNAT family N-acetyltransferase gives rise to the protein MIRLTIPHDTSALLALAEATGLFESNQIEELAQMLNQHFSNETDSQGVWLTDYDNEPVGVAYVAPERMTDGTWNLYLIAIHPNHQKQGRGAVLLRYVEQMLAERGERVLLVETSGTDDFEYVRAFYRNNDYVEEARIRDFYTDGVDKIVFRKSLRSVAA
- a CDS encoding DUF2281 domain-containing protein translates to MMIIAEQIYALVKSLPQDQANEVLTFAEFIHAKHLKDNQSLSTVSSTDWSEFVYSLDGAWVEDFPTLEAIRAESGQDTLRESL
- a CDS encoding PIN domain-containing protein gives rise to the protein MYVLDTNTLIYYFKAQGLPIGSLDILIAGTTLTLQATLVTHNVNEFSRVSGLAIADWY
- a CDS encoding GntR family transcriptional regulator, which translates into the protein MVQFHIQPDSDIPASTQLYNQILFAIASRQFPPGHRLPSTRQLAMQTGLHRNTISKVYRQLEDAGVVDAQAGSGIYVRDQGHDDTAAHIKSPLLEQYPQAHKIIQTSLDELVKQGCSLGQARELFLAEIDWRLRCSASVLVTAPLHDIANGEVLMRELERALAIPMQLVPMEELAQVLDQTRSSTVVTSRYFIAQAEAIAMPKAARVIPVDIYDFEQELKMVKTMPKGTCLGIVSLSAGTVGVAEVIIHSLRGDDLLVMTAQVNDRYKLNAMVRTAQTIFSFDHVSCATVKATISASRDDIIRPPQVICCENFIVSKSISLLKRELGLE
- a CDS encoding dienelactone hydrolase family protein, which codes for MNSSWIKISNPSLDIDAYLAEPNSPTSAAIIVIQEIFGVNPHIRDVTERFAQAGYVAIAPAIFQRTAPGFEVGYSQEETKLGRSHKDQTQADELLSDLQATIDYLKAKGIQKIGVIGFCFGGHVAYLAATLPDIQSTASFYGAGIVTMTPGGGEPTVSRTPDIQGTLYAFFGTQDPLIPVEHIDQIEAALKAHHIDHQVFRYPVGHGFFCDRRADYDPTAAADAWEKVNALFSRLKD
- a CDS encoding S1 RNA-binding domain-containing protein; the protein is MPSRSTDASFSMEDFAKALEQHDYEFQKGKLVTGKAFSYESDGALVDIGGKSPAFLPIEEASVRRVNDVSAVLPLDEEREFIIVREQDADGRVTISLRQLEVRKVWERLADLQANNQSVQVRVTGMNKGGVTVDVQGLRGFIPRSHLVERENLEALKGQTLSATFLELDRDRNKIVLSNRLAARTVNFSQLEVGQVVTATITSLKPFGAFAEFDSTTGLLHINQISKNYVESLSSLLKVGQEIKAMIVDLDEGRGRISLSTRVFENYPGEAIEDFAKLMDEAESRQERAKKNLLG
- a CDS encoding tetratricopeptide repeat protein, encoding MAKKQKPQSSKSSKGFGTKNLAPELQKAIGLAAREKWAEARDILERLSEDYPNNTEILLMLSNCCYEMQDMLAFQRVSERLVELEPNNADAAFALGQTYLTNSHFLLALQTLQSAIARWSDYPNAEEINEIISKIESQVDELLGEAGLVGEAGFEIAILHERGQAALEVGDYARARQLEEQVLERKPDFVAASNNLSLIEFLQDNLEGAIAVCTQVLETQPNNIHALSNLVRYYCLIGKLDEAQQIGDRLKASQASAWDAWTKKMEGLSFLGDDQSVVEVFQQAEKEGDPEIASAMFFHLAGVAFARLGQSSEARKHWKKALEVSPGFELARSNLDNLNRMTGEPAWAFPFSHWFTPIALKAVEKAMRSGQSSEKAFQKSMQICLQDHPEIKAVIPILFDRGDPAGRHLAFVIASNLATPEFLEMLKDFALSQQGSDSMRHEAAIQVAEAGLLPTENVRMWLQGEWREISLISYEFYDESPYKRSKKANDLMRSALNKLRFEDKAEAEEAEQLLRQVLELYPDSPDVLNNIAASYDIQERTEDMLALIQEIIDRFPNYVPARASMAQYHLHNKNIEAADTLLKPMISRKRWHIDDFATFSNSYLQLLLAQKETKAAQLWLNLWAGVEPDRIDVQQWQRRLAPSSFLDDLDPVTRLKR
- a CDS encoding aminotransferase class IV; this encodes MKYWYNGSAIAGDQIQLSITDPGLIYGATTFTTLRVYQSLDHELTNWKGHCDRLETTIADFHWQSPNWDNIRSGAEWLSNDYPVLRIVVFPDGREWVAGRSLPVDLAERQQKGITAWVAGSELSRSLPQHKTGNYLAPWLALQTAQRLNAQEAILTDLNGNWLESSTGTLWGWKDNGWWTPPLVDGILPGLLRSHLLSSLSNVIEKTWTPDLVWEFEAIAYTNCVMEVIPIHTVLDRETQFQYVADHPSFQLLRECFTV